The proteins below are encoded in one region of Serratia symbiotica:
- the mltG gene encoding endolytic transglycosylase MltG encodes MKKRKLKILSIIIALALALMFWGYQKIERFADTPLAIEQETIFKLPVGSGRVALAGLLMRDQLVHSGRWFPWLLWVEPELAEFKAGTYRFTPGMTVRQMLQLLTSGKEAQFTVRFIEGSRLRDWLQVLQQSKYLQHTLAGKSDAQIAVALGMPQGGNPEGQFYPDTYRYTAGMSDIDLLKRAHLRMNKVLQAAWDERDTSLPYKTPTDLLTLASIIEKETALPQERSKVASVFVNRLRIGMRLQTDPTVIYGMGDSYNGRITHKDLEASTAYNTYVIAGLPSTPIAMPGEAALKAAANPAKTPYLYFVADGKGGHTFTTNLASHNQAVRAYRRGLKEKNEK; translated from the coding sequence ATGAAGAAAAGAAAGCTAAAGATCCTGTCCATTATTATTGCTCTGGCCTTGGCTCTGATGTTCTGGGGCTACCAGAAGATTGAACGCTTTGCCGATACGCCGCTGGCCATCGAGCAGGAAACGATATTCAAGTTACCGGTTGGCAGCGGGCGCGTGGCGCTGGCGGGGTTATTGATGCGTGACCAACTGGTGCACAGCGGCAGATGGTTCCCATGGCTACTGTGGGTGGAGCCGGAGCTGGCGGAATTTAAGGCCGGCACTTATCGTTTTACCCCAGGCATGACGGTGCGCCAGATGCTACAGTTGTTGACCAGCGGCAAAGAAGCTCAGTTCACCGTGCGCTTTATTGAAGGCTCACGCCTGCGCGACTGGCTGCAAGTGCTGCAACAGTCGAAATATTTGCAGCATACGCTGGCGGGTAAAAGCGACGCACAGATTGCCGTTGCGTTAGGCATGCCACAGGGTGGCAACCCGGAGGGGCAGTTTTACCCGGATACCTATCGGTATACCGCCGGCATGAGTGACATCGACTTGCTGAAGCGTGCTCACCTACGTATGAACAAAGTGCTGCAAGCTGCGTGGGATGAACGCGACACCAGCCTGCCGTATAAAACACCAACTGATCTACTGACCTTGGCGTCGATCATCGAAAAAGAAACGGCGCTGCCGCAAGAGCGTAGCAAAGTGGCCTCGGTGTTTGTTAACCGGCTGCGTATTGGCATGCGCTTGCAGACCGATCCCACGGTAATCTACGGCATGGGCGATAGCTATAATGGCCGTATTACCCACAAGGATCTGGAAGCCAGCACCGCGTATAACACCTATGTGATTGCTGGCCTGCCATCTACCCCGATCGCTATGCCGGGCGAAGCCGCGCTGAAAGCCGCCGCCAACCCGGCCAAGACACCTTACTTATACTTTGTCGCCGACGGTAAGGGGGGTCATACGTTTACCACTAACCTGGCGAGCCATAACCAGGCGGTGCGTGCCTACCGTCGGGGGTTAAAGGAAAAGAATGAAAAGTAA
- the fabG gene encoding 3-oxoacyl-ACP reductase FabG, with product MNFDGKVVLVTGASRGIGRAIAEAFVARGAKVIGTATSESGAEAISSYLGANGKGLMLNVVDTQSIDSVLAAIYAEFGEIDILVNNAGITRDSLLMRMRDDEWQDIINTNLTSVFRLSKAVMRAMMKKRFGRVITIGSVVGSMGNAGQANYAAAKAGLIGFSKSLAREVASRGITVNVVAPGFIETDMTRALTDDQRAGILSSVPANRLGDAQEIASAVAFLASDEAGYITGETLHVNGGMYMI from the coding sequence ATGAATTTCGACGGTAAAGTTGTTCTGGTCACTGGTGCAAGTCGTGGTATTGGCCGGGCTATTGCAGAAGCGTTTGTGGCACGCGGTGCCAAAGTGATCGGTACAGCGACCAGTGAAAGCGGTGCTGAGGCTATCAGCAGCTATTTAGGGGCAAACGGCAAAGGGTTGATGTTGAACGTGGTTGATACGCAATCTATCGATAGCGTGCTGGCCGCTATTTATGCTGAATTCGGCGAAATCGATATTTTAGTGAATAATGCCGGTATTACGCGCGATAGTTTGCTAATGCGCATGAGAGACGATGAATGGCAGGATATCATAAACACCAATCTGACTTCAGTATTCCGCCTATCAAAAGCGGTAATGAGAGCTATGATGAAAAAGCGGTTTGGCCGTGTTATCACCATAGGCTCCGTTGTAGGCAGCATGGGGAACGCAGGGCAAGCTAATTACGCGGCGGCAAAAGCTGGTTTGATCGGTTTTAGCAAGTCTTTAGCGCGTGAAGTCGCATCACGAGGTATTACCGTCAACGTCGTGGCTCCTGGCTTTATTGAGACGGACATGACACGGGCGTTGACAGACGATCAACGGGCAGGCATTTTGTCATCAGTTCCAGCCAATCGGCTGGGCGATGCACAAGAAATTGCCAGCGCTGTTGCATTTTTAGCCTCTGATGAGGCTGGCTATATCACCGGTGAAACGTTACATGTCAATGGCGGCATGTACATGATTTAA
- the fabF gene encoding beta-ketoacyl-ACP synthase II has translation MSKRRVVVTGLGMLSPVGNTVESTWNALLAGQSGISLIDHFDTTAYATKFAGLVKHFNSEDFISRKVARKMDAFIQYGIAAGMQAMQDAGLEITEANASRIGAAIGSGIGGLGLIEENYNSLAEGGPRKISPFFVPSTIVNMIAGHLTIMYGMRGPSISIATACTSGVHNIGHAARIIAYNDADVMLAGGAEKASTPLGIGGFGAARALSTRNENPQAASRPWDKDRDGFVLGDGAGMMVLEEYEHAKRRGAQIYAEVLGFGMSSDAYHMTSPPENGAGAALAMKNALIDAGVTTSQIGYINAHGTSTPAGDQAETQAVKSVFGLDAQRVMVSSTKSMTGHLLGAAGAVESIITVLALRDQAVPPTINLDNPDEKCDLDFVPNEARQVSDMQYTLCNSFGFGGTNGSLIFRRM, from the coding sequence GTGTCTAAGCGTCGAGTAGTTGTGACCGGACTGGGCATGTTGTCTCCTGTCGGCAATACGGTAGAGTCTACATGGAACGCTCTTCTTGCCGGTCAGAGTGGCATCAGCCTGATCGACCATTTCGATACCACCGCCTATGCGACCAAATTTGCTGGCTTGGTAAAGCATTTTAATTCAGAGGATTTCATCTCCCGCAAAGTTGCGCGCAAGATGGATGCCTTTATCCAGTACGGCATCGCTGCTGGCATGCAGGCTATGCAAGATGCGGGACTGGAGATCACCGAGGCTAATGCCAGCCGCATCGGGGCCGCTATTGGTTCCGGCATTGGTGGCCTGGGTTTGATAGAAGAAAATTACAATTCACTGGCTGAGGGTGGCCCACGAAAAATCAGCCCGTTTTTCGTACCATCTACCATCGTGAACATGATTGCAGGCCACCTGACAATTATGTACGGCATGCGTGGCCCCAGTATTTCCATCGCCACCGCTTGTACCTCAGGTGTGCATAACATCGGCCATGCCGCGCGTATCATTGCTTATAATGATGCAGACGTGATGCTGGCAGGTGGGGCAGAGAAAGCCAGTACCCCATTGGGGATTGGCGGCTTTGGTGCAGCGCGCGCGTTGTCTACCCGTAACGAGAACCCACAGGCGGCCAGCCGCCCCTGGGATAAAGACCGTGATGGTTTCGTGCTTGGCGATGGTGCCGGCATGATGGTGCTGGAAGAATATGAGCATGCAAAAAGACGCGGCGCGCAGATCTACGCTGAAGTGCTCGGTTTTGGTATGAGCAGCGATGCCTACCACATGACCTCGCCACCGGAAAATGGTGCAGGTGCCGCGTTGGCGATGAAAAATGCCCTGATCGATGCTGGCGTGACCACGTCACAAATTGGTTACATCAACGCGCACGGTACTTCGACTCCGGCCGGTGACCAGGCTGAAACACAGGCGGTGAAGTCCGTTTTTGGCCTTGATGCGCAACGAGTGATGGTCAGTTCGACCAAATCGATGACCGGCCATCTATTAGGGGCGGCGGGTGCGGTCGAATCGATCATTACCGTTTTGGCGCTGCGTGATCAGGCCGTACCGCCAACCATCAACCTGGATAACCCGGATGAAAAGTGTGATCTTGACTTTGTGCCAAATGAAGCGCGACAGGTAAGTGATATGCAGTATACGCTGTGTAACTCCTTCGGTTTTGGTGGCACCAATGGTTCGCTGATCTTCCGCAGAATGTAA
- the tmk gene encoding dTMP kinase, with protein MKSKFVVIEGLEGAGKTTARDTVASVLREHGVNNIVFTREPGGTPLAEKLRDLFKRGVGNELPTIKAEVLMLYAARVQLVETVIKPALERGAWVVGDRHDLSSQAYQGGGRGTDPQLMLSLRDAVLGSFRPDLTLYLDLPPLIGLQRAQARGALDRIEQEVLPFFTRTRARYLALAAQDESIVTLDATQPLEQVTASIRACVSRWLQQQEGV; from the coding sequence ATGAAAAGTAAATTCGTTGTTATCGAAGGATTGGAAGGAGCAGGCAAAACCACCGCGCGTGACACCGTAGCCAGTGTGTTGCGAGAGCATGGTGTCAACAATATCGTCTTTACGCGTGAGCCAGGTGGCACGCCGCTAGCGGAGAAATTGCGCGATCTGTTCAAACGTGGAGTGGGTAACGAACTGCCGACCATCAAGGCGGAAGTGCTGATGCTGTACGCTGCCCGTGTGCAGTTGGTGGAAACCGTTATCAAGCCGGCGTTGGAACGCGGTGCATGGGTGGTGGGTGATCGTCACGATCTGTCGTCACAGGCTTATCAGGGCGGTGGGCGTGGCACAGATCCGCAACTGATGCTCTCACTGCGCGATGCCGTGTTGGGGAGCTTCCGCCCGGATCTCACTCTCTATTTGGATCTGCCGCCGCTGATTGGGCTGCAACGTGCTCAGGCGCGCGGCGCACTGGATCGCATTGAACAAGAGGTATTGCCGTTCTTCACACGTACGCGCGCACGCTATTTGGCGTTGGCAGCGCAAGATGAATCGATTGTTACGCTTGACGCTACACAACCGCTGGAGCAGGTTACCGCCTCTATCCGTGCCTGCGTCAGCCGCTGGCTGCAACAGCAGGAAGGCGTGTAA
- the pabC gene encoding aminodeoxychorismate lyase, whose amino-acid sequence MYWINGQRHHALAPSDRGLQFGDGCFTTARVTGGKVDMLPWHIERLQQAAHRLMLPTTDWVAFEQEMVHAAKPLPLGVIKAILTRGSGGRGYSPAGCENPTRLVARSSYPAHYQQWRKQGISLALSPVPLARNPLLAGLKHLNRLEQVLIRAHLDQTVADEALVLDTAGMLVECCTANLFWRKGRAVFTPDLSQSGVAGLMRRRVIELLMGTEYSLHYVSEPLEALADADEVLVSNALMPLLPVNSVQSWRYHSRQLYDFLRPHC is encoded by the coding sequence ATGTACTGGATAAACGGGCAGCGACATCACGCTTTGGCACCGAGCGATCGCGGTTTGCAGTTTGGCGATGGTTGTTTCACTACCGCTCGGGTAACGGGTGGTAAGGTCGATATGCTGCCCTGGCATATCGAACGCCTGCAACAAGCTGCACATCGGCTGATGTTGCCCACGACCGACTGGGTTGCCTTTGAACAGGAGATGGTGCATGCGGCCAAACCTCTCCCACTCGGCGTGATCAAAGCGATACTAACGCGTGGCAGCGGCGGGCGCGGCTATAGCCCAGCAGGGTGTGAAAACCCCACGCGCCTTGTGGCACGCAGCAGCTACCCTGCACATTATCAACAGTGGCGCAAGCAGGGCATTAGTCTGGCACTTAGCCCAGTGCCACTGGCGCGCAATCCGCTGCTGGCGGGCTTGAAGCACCTTAACCGTTTGGAGCAAGTGCTGATCCGCGCGCATCTTGACCAGACGGTAGCCGACGAGGCGCTGGTGCTTGACACTGCCGGTATGCTGGTGGAATGCTGTACGGCTAATTTGTTCTGGCGCAAGGGAAGAGCCGTATTTACGCCGGATCTAAGTCAGTCGGGCGTGGCCGGTCTGATGCGGCGGCGCGTGATCGAACTACTGATGGGCACGGAATATAGCCTGCATTATGTTAGCGAGCCACTAGAAGCGCTGGCCGATGCCGATGAAGTGCTGGTGAGCAATGCGCTGATGCCGTTGTTACCGGTTAATTCAGTGCAATCATGGCGTTACCATTCACGCCAACTGTATGATTTTTTACGCCCACATTGTTAA
- the acpP gene encoding acyl carrier protein — protein sequence MSTIEERVKKIIVEQLGVKQEEVLNNASFVEDLGADSLDTVELVMALEEEFDTEIPDEEAEKITTVQAAIDFINNSSQQ from the coding sequence ATGAGCACTATCGAAGAACGCGTTAAGAAAATCATTGTTGAGCAATTGGGTGTTAAACAGGAAGAAGTGTTAAACAACGCTTCTTTCGTTGAAGATCTAGGCGCGGATTCTCTTGACACCGTTGAGTTGGTAATGGCACTGGAAGAAGAATTCGACACTGAGATTCCAGACGAAGAGGCTGAGAAGATCACTACTGTTCAGGCAGCTATTGATTTCATCAACAACTCTAGCCAGCAGTAA
- the holB gene encoding DNA polymerase III subunit delta' — MKYPWLNIPYHQLVVHYATGRGHHALLLHAAAGNGDDTLAYALSRWLLCQQRNGEKICGECHSCRLMLAGNHPDYHLLVPEKGKNSVGIEPIRQVIERLYSHAQQGGAKVIWLSQAELLTEAAANALLKTLEEPPEKTYFLLGCREPSRLLATLRSRCLYWHLASPDEQLSMQWLSRHAAGNPIEHLTALRLHDGAPIAAEQLLQPERWQQRSALCSALSAALPQHDMLSLLPVLSHLDVGERLHWLCALLVDAMKWQQGAPSHVLNQDQQPLVHQLASRLSGISLPQIVQQWLICRHQLLSVVGVNRELLLTEQLLGWEQMLSAASYSPLHSL, encoded by the coding sequence ATGAAGTATCCGTGGCTGAACATCCCCTATCACCAGTTGGTTGTGCACTATGCCACTGGGCGCGGCCATCATGCGTTGCTGTTGCATGCTGCCGCAGGCAATGGCGACGATACGCTAGCTTACGCGTTGAGCCGCTGGTTGCTCTGCCAGCAGCGTAACGGTGAGAAGATCTGCGGTGAATGTCATAGTTGCCGGCTGATGCTGGCGGGTAACCACCCGGACTACCATCTGCTGGTGCCGGAAAAAGGCAAAAACAGTGTAGGTATCGAACCGATCCGTCAGGTGATCGAGAGGCTCTATTCCCATGCACAGCAAGGAGGGGCCAAGGTGATCTGGCTCTCCCAGGCCGAGCTATTGACCGAAGCGGCGGCCAACGCGCTGCTGAAGACATTGGAAGAGCCGCCGGAAAAAACCTATTTTCTACTGGGTTGCCGCGAGCCTTCGCGATTGTTGGCGACGCTACGCAGCCGCTGCCTGTATTGGCATTTGGCCAGCCCGGATGAGCAACTGAGCATGCAGTGGCTAAGCCGTCACGCAGCAGGTAACCCGATCGAACACCTTACTGCGCTGCGCCTGCACGACGGCGCGCCAATCGCTGCTGAACAATTGCTGCAACCGGAGCGCTGGCAACAGCGCAGTGCCCTGTGTAGCGCGTTGAGCGCTGCCTTGCCGCAGCATGATATGCTGTCGCTGTTGCCAGTGCTCAGTCACCTGGATGTGGGGGAGCGTCTACATTGGTTGTGCGCTCTGTTGGTGGATGCGATGAAATGGCAGCAAGGTGCACCGAGCCATGTACTCAATCAGGATCAGCAGCCGTTGGTGCATCAACTGGCCAGTCGGCTGAGCGGCATTTCGTTGCCGCAAATCGTGCAACAATGGTTGATCTGCCGCCATCAGTTGCTCAGCGTGGTTGGCGTTAACCGCGAACTGCTATTGACCGAACAATTACTGGGCTGGGAGCAAATGCTAAGCGCTGCCAGTTATTCCCCGCTTCATTCGCTGTAA
- a CDS encoding beta-ketoacyl-ACP synthase III, whose protein sequence is MYTKILGTGSYLPVKVRTNADLEKMVDTSDEWIVTRTGIRERRIAAADETVVTMGFQAAEEALEMAGVAKEDIGLIVVATTTSTYAFPSAACLIQQMLGIKACAAFDLAAACAGFTYALSVADQYVKNGAVKHALVIGADVLSQTLNPEDRGTLILFGDGAGAVLLGASEKPGIMSTHLHADGSYSGMLTLPFKDRQDQDKPAYVTMTGNEVFKVAVNELSNIVDETLQANNLERSALDWLVPHQANLRIINATAKKLDMSMDKVVVTLERHGNTSAASVPIALDEAVRDGRIQRGHLLLLEAFGSGFTWGSALVRF, encoded by the coding sequence ATGTATACAAAGATTCTCGGTACGGGGAGTTATTTACCCGTAAAAGTGCGCACCAATGCTGATCTGGAAAAAATGGTGGATACCTCTGACGAGTGGATCGTCACGCGCACCGGTATTCGTGAGCGGCGTATCGCCGCCGCTGATGAAACCGTAGTGACGATGGGTTTCCAAGCGGCTGAAGAAGCGCTGGAAATGGCGGGTGTAGCGAAAGAGGACATCGGACTGATCGTGGTGGCGACTACCACCTCAACCTACGCATTTCCTAGTGCCGCTTGCCTGATACAGCAAATGCTGGGCATCAAGGCGTGCGCCGCGTTCGATCTGGCAGCAGCTTGTGCTGGCTTTACCTACGCGCTCAGCGTGGCCGATCAGTACGTGAAAAATGGCGCGGTGAAGCATGCGCTGGTGATTGGCGCAGATGTTCTGTCACAGACATTGAACCCTGAAGATCGTGGTACCCTTATCCTGTTCGGTGATGGTGCGGGTGCAGTGCTACTGGGCGCATCTGAAAAGCCGGGCATCATGTCAACCCACCTGCATGCCGATGGCAGCTATAGCGGCATGCTGACCTTGCCGTTTAAAGATCGTCAGGATCAGGACAAACCGGCCTATGTCACCATGACGGGTAACGAAGTATTCAAGGTTGCAGTTAACGAACTGTCAAATATTGTCGATGAGACGTTACAGGCCAATAATCTGGAACGCAGTGCGCTGGACTGGCTGGTGCCACATCAGGCCAACCTACGCATTATCAATGCTACGGCAAAAAAACTGGACATGAGCATGGATAAGGTGGTGGTGACGCTAGAACGTCATGGCAACACCAGTGCTGCTTCAGTTCCGATAGCATTGGATGAAGCAGTGCGCGACGGGCGAATTCAGCGTGGCCATTTGCTACTGTTGGAAGCCTTTGGTAGCGGCTTTACTTGGGGGTCGGCGTTGGTTCGATTCTGA
- the fabD gene encoding ACP S-malonyltransferase yields the protein MTQFAFVFPGQGSQSLGMLAELAAQFPIVEETFGEASAVLRYDLWQLVQQGPAEALNKTWHTQPALLAASVAIFRIWQQQGGKVPMLMAGHSLGEYSALVCAGVLDFEAAIRLVELRGKLMQEAVPEGTGAMYAIIGLDNAAIAQACEASAQGQVVSPVNFNSPGQVVIAGHKEAVERAGIACKAAGAKRVLPLPVSVPSHCALMMPAANKLAVALHDVAFNVPRLPVVNNVDVRIENDPEAIRSALVRQLYSPVRWSESVEFIASQGVTRLLEAGPGKVLSGLTKRIVDILPAAAVNDPASLSAALEQ from the coding sequence ATGACGCAATTTGCTTTTGTTTTCCCAGGCCAGGGGTCACAGAGCCTTGGCATGTTGGCCGAGTTGGCTGCACAATTTCCGATCGTTGAAGAAACCTTCGGCGAAGCCTCGGCTGTTCTAAGGTACGACTTGTGGCAATTGGTGCAGCAAGGCCCAGCGGAGGCACTGAACAAAACCTGGCACACACAGCCAGCATTACTGGCCGCCTCGGTGGCGATCTTCCGCATCTGGCAGCAGCAGGGTGGTAAAGTGCCAATGCTGATGGCTGGCCACAGCCTGGGTGAATACTCGGCGCTGGTCTGCGCTGGCGTGTTGGATTTTGAAGCGGCGATCCGTCTGGTGGAACTGCGTGGTAAGTTGATGCAGGAAGCGGTGCCAGAAGGCACTGGCGCTATGTACGCTATCATCGGCCTGGACAACGCAGCGATCGCTCAAGCCTGCGAAGCATCCGCTCAGGGGCAGGTAGTTTCCCCGGTCAACTTTAACTCGCCAGGCCAGGTGGTGATCGCTGGCCACAAAGAAGCGGTTGAGCGTGCAGGTATCGCCTGTAAAGCTGCTGGAGCCAAACGTGTGCTGCCGCTGCCGGTGAGCGTGCCATCGCACTGTGCGCTGATGATGCCAGCGGCCAATAAGTTGGCGGTGGCGCTGCATGATGTCGCCTTCAACGTTCCACGGCTGCCAGTAGTGAATAATGTCGATGTACGCATCGAGAACGATCCTGAAGCGATCCGTAGTGCGCTGGTGCGTCAACTTTACAGCCCGGTGCGCTGGAGTGAGAGCGTAGAATTTATCGCATCACAAGGAGTGACGCGACTGCTGGAAGCTGGCCCTGGTAAGGTTCTGAGCGGTCTGACTAAACGTATTGTTGACATCCTGCCAGCAGCGGCGGTAAACGACCCCGCCAGTTTGTCAGCGGCGCTTGAACAATAA
- the ptsG gene encoding PTS glucose transporter subunit IIBC encodes MFKNAFANLQKIGKSLMLPVSVLPIAGILLGVGSANFSWLPMVVSHVMAEAGGSVFANMPLIFAIGVALGFTNNDGVSALAAVVAYGIMVKTMAVVAPLLLHLTAEEIATKHLADTGVLGGIISGAIAAYMFNRFFRIQLPEYLGFFAGKRFVPIISGLAAIVLGIALSFIWPPIGTAIQTFSRWAAYQNPVVAFGLYGVVERSLVPFGLHHIWNVPFQMQIGEFTNAAGQVFHGDIPRYMAGDPTAGKLSGGFLFKMYGLPAAAIAIWHSAKPENRAKVGGIMISAALTSFLTGITEPIEFSFMFVAPILYVSHAILAGLAFPICILLGMRDGTSFSHGLIDFIVLSGNSSKIWLFPLVGILYGLVYYTLFRVLITKLNLKTPGREDTAAEQDTQGGSEMSAALVEAFGGKENITNLDACITRLRVSVADIAKVDQATLKKLGAAGVVVAGSGVQAIFGTKSDNLKTDMDEYIRNH; translated from the coding sequence ATGTTCAAGAACGCATTTGCAAACCTGCAAAAAATAGGTAAATCGCTAATGCTGCCAGTGTCAGTATTGCCTATCGCAGGTATCCTGCTGGGCGTCGGTTCCGCCAACTTTAGTTGGTTACCTATGGTAGTCTCTCATGTGATGGCGGAAGCGGGTGGATCTGTTTTCGCCAACATGCCGTTAATTTTCGCGATTGGTGTTGCCCTAGGTTTCACTAATAACGATGGCGTCTCCGCACTGGCGGCGGTGGTAGCTTACGGCATCATGGTGAAAACCATGGCAGTGGTTGCACCCTTGCTGCTACACCTAACAGCCGAAGAGATTGCAACCAAACATTTGGCCGATACCGGCGTACTCGGCGGGATTATCTCTGGTGCCATCGCTGCTTACATGTTTAACCGCTTCTTCCGCATCCAACTGCCGGAGTATCTGGGCTTCTTTGCGGGTAAGCGGTTTGTGCCGATCATCTCTGGCCTGGCGGCTATCGTGCTGGGCATCGCGCTGTCTTTCATCTGGCCACCCATCGGTACTGCTATCCAGACGTTTTCCCGGTGGGCAGCTTATCAGAACCCGGTAGTGGCCTTTGGCCTCTACGGTGTGGTTGAGCGTTCGCTGGTGCCGTTCGGTCTGCACCATATCTGGAACGTGCCTTTCCAGATGCAAATTGGCGAGTTCACCAATGCAGCGGGTCAGGTATTTCACGGTGACATCCCACGTTACATGGCGGGTGACCCGACTGCGGGGAAACTGTCCGGCGGCTTCCTGTTTAAAATGTATGGTTTACCTGCGGCGGCCATCGCTATCTGGCATTCAGCCAAACCGGAAAACCGCGCTAAAGTCGGCGGTATCATGATCTCTGCTGCGTTGACCTCATTCCTGACCGGCATCACCGAACCGATCGAATTCTCTTTCATGTTCGTTGCGCCGATCCTGTATGTGAGCCACGCTATCTTGGCGGGTCTGGCGTTCCCAATATGCATTTTGTTAGGCATGCGTGACGGCACCAGCTTCTCACACGGGTTGATCGACTTTATCGTTCTGAGCGGAAACAGCAGTAAAATCTGGTTGTTCCCCCTCGTCGGCATCCTCTACGGGCTGGTGTACTACACTCTCTTCCGTGTGCTGATCACCAAGCTGAACCTGAAAACCCCAGGCCGTGAAGACACTGCTGCTGAGCAGGATACGCAGGGCGGCTCTGAAATGTCTGCCGCCTTGGTTGAGGCTTTCGGCGGTAAAGAGAATATCACTAACCTGGATGCCTGTATCACCCGCCTGCGCGTCAGCGTGGCCGACATCGCCAAGGTTGACCAGGCTACCCTGAAGAAATTGGGTGCCGCTGGCGTTGTTGTCGCCGGCTCTGGCGTTCAGGCTATCTTCGGCACCAAGTCTGACAACCTGAAAACCGATATGGACGAATACATCCGTAATCACTGA
- a CDS encoding metal-dependent hydrolase, translated as MLLVDSHCHLDCLDYQTLHQNVDDALAKAKVRDVGYVLAVATTLPGYQAMTQLIGARDDVAFSCGVHPLNLEDGYDYGELRRLAAAAQVVALGETGLDYFYQKDNLELQQASFREHIHIGRDLDKPLIVHTRDARADTLAILREENAQDCGGVLHCFTEDRATAEVLLDLGFYISFSGIVTFRNAEQLREVARYVPLDRILVETDSPYLAPVPHRGKENQPAYVRDVAEYMAVLKGISLENLAEATTNNFSRLFHIKL; from the coding sequence ATGTTGTTAGTTGATTCTCATTGTCACCTTGACTGCCTGGATTATCAAACCCTGCACCAAAATGTGGATGACGCGCTGGCCAAGGCCAAAGTGCGCGATGTCGGATACGTGCTGGCGGTTGCCACTACGTTGCCGGGCTATCAGGCTATGACCCAGTTGATTGGTGCGCGCGATGATGTGGCCTTCTCCTGTGGCGTACACCCGCTGAACCTGGAAGATGGCTACGATTACGGCGAACTGCGCCGCCTGGCAGCGGCGGCACAAGTGGTCGCGTTGGGGGAGACGGGGCTGGATTACTTCTACCAGAAAGACAACCTTGAGCTGCAACAGGCATCGTTCCGCGAGCATATTCACATTGGCCGAGATCTGGACAAACCGCTGATCGTGCATACCCGTGATGCGCGCGCCGACACATTGGCGATTTTGCGTGAAGAAAATGCGCAGGACTGTGGCGGGGTGCTGCACTGTTTCACCGAGGATCGCGCCACCGCAGAAGTGCTGTTGGATCTCGGCTTCTACATTTCTTTCTCTGGCATCGTGACCTTCCGTAACGCCGAGCAATTGCGTGAGGTGGCGCGTTATGTGCCGCTGGATCGCATACTGGTGGAAACTGACTCGCCGTATCTGGCCCCGGTGCCGCATCGGGGTAAAGAAAACCAACCCGCCTATGTGCGCGATGTGGCTGAATATATGGCGGTACTGAAGGGCATTAGCCTGGAAAACTTGGCTGAAGCCACCACCAACAATTTTTCACGCTTATTTCACATCAAACTTTGA